A part of Daphnia pulex isolate KAP4 chromosome 6, ASM2113471v1 genomic DNA contains:
- the LOC124195949 gene encoding bestrophin-6-like, with amino-acid sequence MLFSTLHNNMTSSNKDEAFQVGQKSYFDAFRFGESCNILFRWKRSLYKMIWRHSLVFLVVYFSLTALYNFGLNEKQKEHFEALTAYFARYTRSFNWMIMLGFFTNTALHRLFTMQMTTPGTARTTTIFLMSLKPNLPEGPAIVDQYARWVVLAWILTFRIVCKPLRDKFPNLTSIQNSGILLEEEKHILQRGRYPPPPRPLIVIEWMLLLLKECLIQGRYINKSSHNKNVEAIMTFKKNCSNVIKFSTQNIPYAVIQAVIIVVYWFGLVTAMARNLPKFDNEIVRHVIGYFPVMPYIQFFVFIAWLSFGRAAVNPFGNDDTDIDVKQLCEAHIQDSLRLTELYTKRLEDVFYNLPQKQFKLDYAQQVALQSALSETYC; translated from the exons ATGCTATTTTCCACATTGCATAATAATATGACCAGCAGTAACAAGGATGAAGCTTTCCAAGTTGGACAAAAGAGCTATTTTGACGCCTTCCGTTTCGGTGAAAGTTGCAACATTCTTTTCCG GTGGAAGAGAAGTCTCTACAAGATGATTTGGAGGCATTCACTCGTGTTTCTTGTCGTTTACTTCTCATTGACAGCGCTTTACAATTTCGGCTTGaacgagaaacaaaaaga ACACTTTGAGGCTTTGACCGCCTATTTCGCACGCTACACGCGCTCGTTTAACTGGATGATTATGCTCGGATTCTTCACGAACACGGCGCTGCATCGATTGTTCACTATGCAGATGACGACGCCCGGCACCGCTAGAACGACCACCATCTTCCTCATGTCGCTGAAACCAAATTTGCCCGAA GGTCCAGCGATTGTTGACCAGTACGCTCGTTGGGTTGTCCTCGCGTGGATACTCACATTTCGCATCGTGTGCAAACCTTTACGAGACAAATTTCCGAATTTAACTTCTATCCAAAATTCAG GGATTCTTCTGGAGGAAGAGAAGCATATACTTCAGCGCGGAAGATATCCCCCACCACCACGCCCTTTGATCGTTATTGAAT GGATGCTTCTACTGTTAAAGGAATGTTTGATACAGGGCCGATACATTAATAAATCGAGCCACAACAAGAACGTTGAAGCCATCATGACATTCAAGAAGAACTGCAGCAACGTCATTAAA TTCTCAACGCAAAATATTCCATACGCCGTGATTCAG GCCGTCATCATAGTGGTTTATTGGTTCGGATTGGTCACGGCTATGGCTCGCAATCTGCCAAAATTTGATAACGAAATCGTTCGGCATGTCATCGGATATTTTCCTGTTATGCCCTACATTCAG TTTTTCGTCTTCATCGCTTGGCTGAGTTTCGGAAGAGCGGCCGTAAATCCGTTCGGAAATGACGACACCGACATTGACGTCAAGCAACTTTGTGAAGCCCACATCCAG GACTCCTTGCGGCTGACGGAACTTTACACCAAAAGACTAGAAGATGTGTTCTATAACTTG CCGCAAAAGCAATTTAAAC
- the LOC124196159 gene encoding uncharacterized protein LOC124196159 — protein MTGDNALTFPLELELPVANNGNRQQRLITHVARADEADEIFEFLLRHFFPLAPIRQLGLYDESEEAKRPEWIQDLVRDCVKTPHSLLVRDVCRHQQIVAVAINEFKTKNSTDVGPSLEPYASKSSNPAQIPVGRLHKAVLEYINRDVNVFDIYKTDLKMELSILAVDDRYARQGLATKLVEFSLGIARAEGAGAVWTEALSEYTAKVTSKFGFDILRTVKYYEFKFDEDFPLANIPGHRVGHLMALKI, from the coding sequence ATGACAGGAGACAACGCGTTGACATTTCCACTCGAATTGGAGCTGCCTGTCGCGAACAACGGCAACAGACAACAGCGGTTGATTACCCACGTAGCACGAGCGGATGAAGCTGACGAGatatttgaatttctgttGCGCCATTTCTTTCCGCTGGCACCCATCCGCCAACTGGGATTGTATGACGAATCGGAAGAGGCCAAGCGACCTGAATGGATACAAGATCTCGTCCGTGATTGCGTCAAAACCCCTCATTCGCTGCTCGTGCGGGATGTCTGCCGACACCAGCAAATCGTGGCAGTGGCCATCAACGAATTCAAGACAAAGAATTCGACGGATGTTGGCCCATCATTGGAGCCCTACGCCAGTAAAAGTTCGAACCCAGCTCAGATTCCCGTCGGCCGATTGCACAAGGCTGTGCTCGAGTACATCAACCGAGATGTCAACGTCTTTGACATTTACAAAACGGATTTGAAAATGGAGTTGAGCATTCTGGCTGTGGATGATCGCTATGCTCGCCAAGGTCTAGCTACAAAGTTGGTGGAATTTTCGCTGGGAATTGCGCGGGCCGAAGGTGCGGGAGCAGTTTGGACAGAAGCCCTTAGTGAGTACACGGCAAAAGTGACCTCTAAGTTTGGCTTCGACATTCTGAGAACCGTCAAGTATTACGAATTCAAGTTCGATGAGGACTTTCCATTGGCCAATATCCCAGGGCACAGAGTGGGCCACTTGATGGCACTcaaaatctga